One window of the Archangium primigenium genome contains the following:
- a CDS encoding FHA domain-containing protein gives MPPPSRPPSRRPSSDAQGHESQDNTRIRSALRAPTAEEEEPRYPEAGEGGDEDFDESELQDDNSESTRAGPPLTMEIIEGPNQGRRKRFQGVRMVIGRGQDCDFMLEDQSVSRRHVELVYGGASGVMLRDLVSGNGTRVNDERVEDVLLKHGDVIHIGRTKLRFIDELERIKLKRQAVEEAERKQKEEDAQAERDAQEAAEAARKAEEEAVAKAAAEAAAAEAAGAQDPSTVKMGTPVPGTDGQTQVRALRDIPRRAAGKNDPMRLMVAGVLVVVLALIGLGTLFIKRGPPPPPPQSAKKLRAQNLLQEARAAFRAGDYAEAVDLATQADTLFPGVSTDGFLQAARAELAVVEAFARIRTLLNQGQFDDAARLLDATPHGTAQSTEETRAKLETEIAEARLTHAIRQVEAALEARDPKTARALIAQLPVDQQVTYLGRVAELEDQLAQEATDSATRDRNQRAAAARRAQEQRAAFIVAAFGTVQQRFESGDYSRAALECDRVIENNAADKEIRDRARELKKLIPEFSRYYQDAQRKLAANSLEAAARPLRTASDLYRRIGFVGSLAETMNTQLARTSVVAGKAALGRNELEGAAGFFKEALRLNPGDSAAQAGLDGVQDRLETAFRQAYMQRDRDPERSLETFRMISRLAPEGSDVKSRADAQLQEVVP, from the coding sequence ATGCCTCCCCCCAGCCGCCCGCCCTCCCGTAGACCCTCATCCGACGCCCAGGGACACGAGTCGCAGGACAACACCCGCATCCGCTCGGCGCTGCGCGCGCCGACGGCCGAGGAGGAGGAGCCGCGGTATCCGGAGGCGGGGGAGGGCGGTGACGAGGACTTCGACGAGTCGGAGCTGCAGGACGACAACTCGGAGTCCACGCGGGCCGGCCCTCCGCTGACGATGGAGATCATCGAGGGGCCCAACCAGGGCCGGCGCAAGCGCTTCCAGGGCGTGCGCATGGTGATTGGCCGGGGGCAGGACTGCGACTTCATGCTCGAGGACCAGTCGGTGTCGCGCCGGCACGTGGAGCTGGTCTACGGGGGCGCGAGCGGGGTGATGCTGCGTGACCTGGTGAGCGGCAACGGCACCCGGGTGAACGACGAGCGCGTGGAGGACGTGCTGCTCAAGCACGGGGACGTCATCCACATTGGCCGCACGAAGCTGCGCTTCATCGACGAGCTGGAGCGCATCAAGCTCAAGCGCCAGGCGGTGGAGGAGGCCGAGCGCAAGCAGAAGGAGGAGGACGCGCAGGCGGAGCGCGACGCGCAGGAGGCCGCCGAGGCCGCGCGCAAGGCGGAGGAAGAGGCCGTCGCCAAGGCCGCGGCCGAGGCCGCCGCCGCGGAGGCCGCCGGCGCGCAGGACCCCTCCACGGTGAAGATGGGCACCCCGGTGCCGGGCACGGACGGGCAGACCCAGGTGCGGGCGCTGCGGGACATTCCCCGGCGCGCGGCGGGCAAGAACGATCCCATGCGCCTGATGGTGGCGGGCGTGCTGGTGGTGGTGCTCGCGCTCATCGGCCTGGGCACGCTCTTCATCAAGCGCGGCCCGCCCCCGCCTCCTCCCCAGAGCGCCAAGAAGCTCCGGGCGCAGAACCTGTTGCAGGAGGCGCGCGCGGCCTTCCGCGCGGGGGACTACGCGGAGGCGGTGGACCTGGCCACCCAGGCGGACACGCTCTTTCCGGGCGTGAGCACGGATGGCTTCCTGCAGGCGGCGCGCGCGGAGCTGGCCGTGGTGGAGGCGTTCGCGCGGATCCGCACCCTGCTCAACCAGGGCCAGTTCGACGACGCGGCGCGCCTCCTGGACGCCACGCCCCACGGCACCGCGCAGAGCACCGAGGAGACGCGCGCGAAGCTGGAGACCGAGATCGCCGAGGCACGGCTCACCCATGCGATCCGCCAGGTGGAGGCGGCCCTGGAGGCACGCGACCCCAAGACGGCGCGGGCGCTCATCGCCCAGCTGCCCGTGGACCAGCAGGTGACGTACCTGGGCCGGGTGGCGGAGCTGGAGGACCAACTCGCCCAGGAGGCCACGGACTCGGCCACCCGGGACCGCAACCAGCGGGCCGCCGCGGCGCGCCGGGCCCAGGAGCAGCGCGCGGCGTTCATCGTCGCCGCCTTCGGCACCGTGCAGCAGCGCTTCGAGTCCGGCGACTACTCGCGCGCGGCGCTCGAGTGTGACCGGGTCATCGAGAACAACGCGGCCGACAAGGAGATCCGCGACCGGGCCCGCGAGCTCAAGAAGCTCATCCCCGAGTTCTCGCGCTACTACCAGGACGCCCAGCGCAAGCTGGCGGCCAACTCGCTGGAGGCCGCGGCGCGTCCCCTGCGCACGGCGTCCGACCTGTACCGGCGCATCGGCTTCGTGGGATCGCTGGCGGAGACCATGAACACCCAGCTCGCGCGCACCTCCGTGGTGGCGGGCAAGGCCGCCCTGGGACGCAACGAGCTGGAGGGCGCGGCGGGCTTCTTCAAGGAAGCGCTGCGCCTCAACCCGGGGGACTCCGCCGCCCAGGCGGGCCTGGACGGGGTGCAGGACCGGCTGGAGACGGCGTTCCGGCAGGCCTACATGCAGCGCGATCGGGACCCGGAGCGCTCGCTGGAGACGTTCCGGATGATTTCCCGGCTGGCCCCGGAGGGCTCGGACGTGAAGAGCCGGGCGGACGCGCAACTTCAAGAGGTGGTGCCCTAG
- a CDS encoding cyclic nucleotide-binding domain-containing protein has protein sequence MNESSLRELGLDLLEDRQFERALAVFAEAVRRVPADHRARMLAARCLAELGERERAVTVYHACAEGLLRRDYLLSAMAACKLGLELAPQERRLRDTLVRLHARASRSAAGRASVPPPLPPETLFDGKVETDLMGMSGEELSDRAIEVLAAPDPGGSANPNDRPPLPLFADLELDVFIDLVTRMGYRAIKAEEVVTAEGGSADCLDVIVAGKAEVTRKVAGEDRTLGFLGGGSIFGELSLLTGTPPTATVTAVVDMEVFELRREHFNAVAKNHPSLPQVLAQFAHKRMERNLTATSPLFQPMPESERAALFQRFAFRALQPGEQVLVEGEHSPGLFLVLAGELVVQKEDPEGGTVRLGVLREGEVAGEISLLTGLRATATVVSSRKTATAFLARASFHELVKAYPHIQKYLEQLSDRRLKQIGEALRPAEILDADELLETDGQAAS, from the coding sequence ATGAACGAGTCATCGCTGCGGGAGCTGGGGCTGGATCTGCTGGAGGACCGTCAATTCGAGCGCGCCCTGGCGGTGTTCGCCGAGGCGGTGCGCCGGGTTCCCGCGGACCACCGCGCGCGCATGCTGGCGGCCCGCTGTCTGGCGGAGCTGGGCGAGCGCGAGCGCGCCGTCACCGTCTATCACGCCTGCGCCGAGGGCCTGCTGCGGCGCGACTACCTGCTGTCCGCCATGGCCGCCTGCAAGCTGGGGCTGGAGCTGGCCCCCCAGGAGCGGCGCCTGCGCGACACGCTCGTGCGGCTGCATGCCCGCGCCTCGCGCAGCGCCGCGGGCCGCGCCTCGGTGCCGCCGCCCCTGCCCCCCGAGACGCTCTTCGACGGCAAGGTGGAGACGGATCTCATGGGCATGTCGGGCGAGGAGCTGAGCGACCGCGCCATCGAGGTGCTCGCCGCGCCGGACCCGGGAGGCTCGGCCAACCCGAACGATCGGCCGCCCCTGCCGCTGTTCGCCGACCTGGAGCTGGACGTCTTCATCGACCTGGTCACGCGCATGGGCTACCGCGCCATCAAGGCCGAGGAGGTGGTGACGGCCGAGGGCGGCTCCGCGGACTGCCTGGACGTCATCGTCGCGGGCAAGGCCGAGGTGACGCGCAAGGTGGCCGGCGAGGACCGCACGCTGGGCTTCCTCGGCGGCGGCTCCATCTTCGGCGAGCTGTCGCTGCTCACCGGCACGCCCCCCACCGCCACGGTGACGGCCGTGGTGGACATGGAGGTGTTCGAGCTGCGCCGCGAGCACTTCAACGCCGTGGCCAAGAACCACCCCTCGCTGCCGCAGGTGCTCGCCCAGTTCGCGCACAAGCGCATGGAGCGCAACCTCACCGCCACCTCGCCCCTGTTCCAGCCCATGCCCGAGTCCGAGCGCGCCGCGCTCTTCCAGCGCTTCGCCTTCCGGGCCCTGCAGCCCGGCGAGCAGGTGCTGGTGGAGGGCGAGCACTCCCCGGGCCTGTTCCTCGTGCTCGCCGGGGAGCTGGTGGTGCAGAAGGAGGACCCGGAGGGCGGCACCGTGCGCCTGGGCGTGCTGCGCGAGGGGGAGGTGGCCGGGGAGATCTCCCTGCTCACGGGCCTGCGCGCCACGGCCACGGTGGTGTCCTCGCGCAAGACGGCCACGGCGTTCCTCGCGCGCGCGTCCTTCCATGAGCTGGTGAAGGCCTACCCGCACATCCAGAAGTACCTGGAGCAGCTGTCCGACCGCCGGCTCAAGCAGATCGGCGAGGCCCTGCGCCCCGCGGAGATCCTCGACGCGGACGAGCTGCTGGAGACGGACGGACAGGCCGCCTCATGA
- a CDS encoding tetratricopeptide repeat protein, translating to MAASNANSGGPRDWRKRESPLSALAQVGLVALVLAGVVAWVVHRGGVRREVDTRLKAARALAQQDNPADLQRALGELDALLQLDANAKEALALAADVNARLWLEHQRAEAQAPARANLARAQALDARSGERYATHAWVLLADGKAPAAATFLAELQRQGAKSPKLSLVEARLLQATGRLTEARQAFARAHEVAWREPRYAVARGEALLDEGLYVQALEVLKKAASAHPEHLRARLSLALARLYLDQGRDEAARTVEAALGQPEALTPALTARLHTVRAALALAEGQTDAARAAADQALAASPEELHALLLRAQALARGKDTETRAAFEAAVARRRTAPLPYLEGARRLQELGDGEGALALLDAYEATFRDVRVTSAAGKTSGALERDDRYWLARGHVLEALTHPEEALVAYDRALAVQGLHQARAQYAKATLLLARGDAPGAQPLLSELAPENGQGTMPEAYEALGRLFFLQGDFSQGCQRHYLGLSRARQQGVPLEALRRQAQDVERRLTEARQAAMARTWHTEAETLLR from the coding sequence ATGGCCGCGTCGAATGCGAACTCCGGCGGACCGCGGGATTGGCGCAAACGGGAGAGTCCCCTGAGCGCGCTCGCGCAGGTGGGGCTCGTGGCCCTGGTGCTCGCGGGCGTGGTGGCGTGGGTGGTGCACCGCGGCGGCGTGCGGCGCGAGGTGGACACGCGCCTCAAGGCGGCGCGCGCGCTCGCCCAACAGGACAACCCGGCGGATCTCCAACGCGCCCTGGGCGAGCTGGACGCCCTGCTCCAACTGGACGCGAACGCCAAGGAGGCGCTGGCGCTGGCGGCGGACGTGAATGCCCGGCTGTGGCTGGAGCACCAGCGGGCCGAGGCCCAGGCCCCGGCGCGGGCGAACCTGGCGCGGGCCCAGGCCCTGGATGCGCGCTCGGGCGAGCGCTACGCCACCCACGCGTGGGTGCTGCTGGCCGACGGCAAGGCCCCGGCCGCCGCCACCTTCCTCGCGGAGCTCCAGCGCCAGGGCGCCAAGAGCCCCAAGCTGTCGCTCGTCGAGGCGCGGCTGCTGCAGGCCACCGGGCGGCTGACCGAGGCGCGGCAGGCCTTCGCGCGGGCGCACGAGGTGGCCTGGCGCGAGCCGCGCTACGCGGTGGCCCGGGGCGAGGCCCTGCTCGACGAGGGGCTGTACGTCCAGGCCCTCGAGGTGCTCAAGAAGGCCGCGTCCGCCCACCCCGAGCACCTGCGCGCGCGCCTGTCGCTGGCGCTCGCCCGGCTCTACCTGGATCAGGGACGCGACGAGGCCGCCCGGACGGTGGAGGCCGCGCTCGGCCAGCCCGAGGCCCTCACGCCGGCGCTCACGGCGCGCCTGCACACCGTGCGGGCCGCGCTCGCGCTCGCCGAGGGCCAGACCGACGCGGCGCGCGCCGCCGCCGATCAGGCCCTGGCGGCGTCCCCCGAGGAGCTCCATGCCCTGCTCCTGCGCGCCCAGGCCCTGGCGCGGGGCAAGGACACCGAGACCCGCGCCGCCTTCGAGGCCGCGGTGGCCCGGCGGCGCACCGCGCCCCTGCCCTACCTGGAGGGCGCGCGGAGGCTCCAGGAGTTGGGTGACGGGGAAGGCGCGCTGGCGCTGCTGGACGCCTACGAGGCCACCTTCCGCGACGTGCGGGTGACGTCGGCGGCGGGCAAGACGTCGGGCGCGCTGGAGCGGGACGACCGCTACTGGCTCGCGCGGGGACACGTGCTGGAGGCGCTCACCCACCCCGAGGAGGCCCTGGTGGCGTATGACCGGGCCCTGGCCGTCCAGGGGCTGCACCAGGCCCGCGCGCAGTACGCCAAGGCGACCCTGCTGCTCGCCCGCGGAGACGCCCCGGGGGCCCAACCGCTGCTCTCGGAGCTGGCGCCGGAGAACGGCCAGGGCACGATGCCCGAGGCCTACGAGGCCCTGGGCCGGCTGTTCTTCCTCCAGGGGGACTTCTCCCAGGGCTGTCAGCGGCACTACCTCGGCCTGAGCCGGGCCCGGCAGCAGGGCGTGCCCCTGGAGGCGCTGCGGCGCCAGGCCCAGGACGTGGAGCGGCGGCTGACGGAGGCGCGGCAGGCCGCCATGGCCCGCACGTGGCACACCGAGGCGGAGACGCTGCTGCGCTAG
- a CDS encoding homoserine kinase: MALYTSLDASAFQRLAEAYGLGSVREFAGIPQGSINSNFRLVTSAGRFFVRHTTVRSAEDLGFEAGLLALLNAAHYPSPRLVHTREGQPFLELEGGRVCVFAWLVGEELTRETLTAEHLESLGLELGKLHRLGDAYVGARANPYGSTVVAGWLEGLARHPDTELGAIARELQGYLARADASRGGLEPRGVIHADIFLDNVKWLGERVSAVFDFEMACQDALGLDVAITLNAWCFEAGAYRPELCRALLRGYQVERALVPLERTHLFGHALFGAVRYTASRIRDFHLSDLPPDKLAPKDFRTYLARARLLNQMGPEGLRALVGL, from the coding sequence ATGGCCCTCTACACCTCGCTCGACGCGTCGGCCTTCCAGCGGCTGGCGGAGGCCTACGGGCTGGGCTCCGTGCGCGAGTTCGCGGGCATTCCCCAGGGCTCCATCAACTCCAACTTCCGGCTGGTGACGAGCGCGGGCCGCTTCTTCGTGCGCCACACCACGGTGCGCTCGGCGGAGGACCTGGGCTTCGAGGCCGGGCTGCTCGCGCTGCTCAACGCCGCCCACTACCCCTCGCCCCGGCTCGTCCACACGCGCGAGGGCCAGCCCTTCCTGGAGCTGGAGGGCGGCCGGGTGTGTGTCTTCGCGTGGCTCGTGGGCGAGGAGCTCACGCGCGAGACGCTCACCGCCGAGCACCTGGAGTCCCTGGGCCTGGAGCTGGGCAAGCTGCACCGCCTGGGCGACGCCTACGTGGGCGCGCGCGCCAACCCCTATGGCAGCACCGTGGTCGCCGGCTGGCTGGAGGGGCTCGCGCGTCACCCCGACACGGAGCTGGGCGCCATCGCGCGTGAGCTGCAAGGGTACCTCGCGCGCGCGGACGCCTCGCGCGGCGGCCTGGAGCCCCGCGGCGTCATCCACGCGGACATCTTCCTGGACAACGTGAAGTGGCTGGGCGAGCGGGTGAGCGCCGTCTTCGACTTCGAGATGGCGTGCCAGGACGCCCTGGGGCTGGACGTGGCCATCACCCTCAACGCGTGGTGCTTCGAGGCGGGCGCCTACCGGCCGGAGCTGTGCCGGGCGCTGCTGCGTGGCTACCAGGTGGAGCGCGCGCTCGTGCCGCTGGAGCGCACGCACCTCTTTGGCCACGCGCTCTTCGGGGCGGTGCGCTACACGGCCAGCCGCATCCGCGACTTCCACCTGTCCGACCTGCCGCCTGACAAATTGGCACCCAAGGACTTCCGCACCTACCTGGCCCGGGCGCGCCTGTTGAATCAGATGGGGCCCGAGGGCCTGCGCGCGCTCGTGGGTCTGTAG
- a CDS encoding DUF4440 domain-containing protein, with translation MIVRSLLVCALLVLSACGPHFIPGTQIADTRDSRAILDVMERYRSAVEARDAKAIQALVSKSFRDNAGTEDPADDLTAENLGRVLPQMFARMDAPQVNLEIRRVDIKPDGMAQVIYYWSTNWRAPSLLDKTQRDSELEQMVLQKEDGDWRIVTGI, from the coding sequence ATGATCGTCCGTTCATTGCTTGTCTGTGCCCTGCTGGTGCTGTCGGCCTGTGGGCCCCACTTCATCCCGGGCACGCAGATCGCCGACACCCGGGACTCCCGCGCCATCCTGGATGTGATGGAGCGCTACCGCTCGGCCGTGGAGGCGCGCGATGCCAAGGCCATCCAGGCGCTGGTGTCCAAGTCCTTCCGCGACAACGCCGGCACCGAGGATCCCGCGGACGATCTCACCGCGGAGAACCTCGGCCGGGTGCTGCCGCAGATGTTCGCCCGGATGGACGCGCCCCAGGTGAACCTGGAGATCCGCCGGGTGGACATCAAGCCGGACGGCATGGCGCAGGTCATCTACTACTGGAGCACGAACTGGCGCGCGCCGAGCCTGCTGGACAAGACCCAGCGCGACTCGGAGCTGGAGCAGATGGTGCTGCAGAAGGAAGACGGCGACTGGCGCATCGTCACCGGCATCTGA
- a CDS encoding tetratricopeptide repeat protein: MRQVLIRARNLLRRPAPGLSAGLLALGGSALVFLPLFGVPGLELGLALSIGVGLLGGGLGVASVHQERRLLTSQEAGPPPPPREGASLRLAWSALAPALLVNLAVLVPPFLAATLYAWLGTQCDPFALVAFYPLLAVPSAGLASAVGVFSGFATQRAGRGVALYLGLVAVSLCVTVAPIVFGPQVFAFNPFLGYLPGPIYDEVLSVSPALLWFRVETLLLLVGVHALTVECLDTTRARLGRPRPRGGALVLLGLVFGAVLLLEVNAPALGLRMTDATLRERLGGERQTEHFDFIYPRGMPREDVERWARDLEFRHAQLAGFLGGAPEGRIRVWLYRTDEEKQRLVGAGRTQYAKPWRLELHINGRDYPHPTLKHELAHVMAAPWGSGPFRVTTRFGLWPLMGVIEGMAVAADNPVQGELTLDEWAAGMRRQQLAPDVRKLVGPEGFYQSAPARAYTLVGSFLRYLADTHGAEKLRALYAHADFQAAYGRSLDALATEWERHLDALPLDEATVSRAFQRFRTGSLFARACAREVARLQDEARQLLASEPERALTVYERAARLQPQEPSFLLGQAQALERLERPDEAAAVLERLAGTVKEQPAMRAEVALAQADVAARSGRTGPARAFLDEVLSLTPSPEVTRTAQVKLAALDSPVRDALQGYFQEEAEELRLLRLSTALQTAPQDVYLHYLLGRRLVQVGAPRLALGHLTRAIEGQPPDAIRREARRLQIQAAYLGGDCGGVRHLAGSAPGDTTAQRALSAEWLERCEFDTRRFGGPLVPRDAFR; this comes from the coding sequence ATGCGGCAAGTCCTCATTCGTGCCAGGAACCTCCTGCGGCGCCCCGCGCCCGGGCTCTCCGCCGGGCTGCTCGCCCTGGGGGGCTCCGCCCTCGTCTTCCTGCCCCTCTTCGGCGTGCCCGGCCTGGAACTGGGCCTCGCCCTGAGCATCGGCGTGGGGCTGTTGGGCGGGGGGCTGGGCGTGGCCTCGGTCCACCAGGAGCGCCGCCTGCTCACCAGCCAGGAGGCCGGGCCTCCCCCACCGCCCCGGGAGGGGGCTTCGCTGCGGCTCGCCTGGAGCGCCCTGGCGCCCGCCCTGCTGGTGAACCTGGCGGTGCTCGTGCCGCCCTTCCTCGCCGCCACCCTCTATGCGTGGCTCGGCACGCAGTGCGACCCCTTCGCCCTGGTGGCCTTCTACCCGCTGCTCGCCGTGCCCTCGGCGGGGCTCGCCTCGGCGGTGGGGGTCTTCTCTGGCTTCGCCACCCAGCGGGCCGGGCGCGGGGTGGCGCTCTACCTGGGCCTCGTGGCCGTGTCGCTGTGCGTCACGGTGGCCCCCATCGTCTTCGGGCCCCAGGTCTTCGCCTTCAACCCGTTCCTCGGCTACCTGCCGGGCCCCATTTATGACGAGGTGCTCAGCGTCTCGCCGGCGCTCCTGTGGTTTCGCGTGGAGACGCTCCTGCTGCTGGTGGGGGTGCACGCGCTCACCGTGGAGTGCCTGGACACGACCCGGGCGCGGCTCGGTCGGCCCCGGCCGCGCGGGGGGGCCCTGGTGCTCCTCGGGCTCGTGTTCGGGGCGGTGCTGCTCCTGGAGGTGAACGCCCCGGCCCTGGGCCTGCGGATGACGGACGCCACGCTGCGCGAGCGGCTCGGGGGCGAGCGCCAGACGGAGCACTTCGACTTCATCTACCCACGCGGCATGCCCCGCGAGGACGTGGAGCGGTGGGCGCGGGACCTGGAGTTCCGCCACGCCCAGCTCGCGGGCTTCCTCGGGGGCGCGCCCGAGGGCCGCATCCGCGTGTGGCTCTACCGCACGGACGAGGAGAAGCAGCGGCTGGTGGGCGCGGGCCGCACCCAGTACGCCAAGCCCTGGCGCCTGGAGCTGCACATCAACGGGCGGGACTACCCCCACCCCACGCTCAAGCACGAGCTGGCGCACGTGATGGCGGCGCCCTGGGGCTCGGGGCCCTTCCGCGTCACCACGCGCTTCGGGCTCTGGCCGCTCATGGGCGTCATCGAGGGCATGGCGGTGGCGGCGGACAACCCCGTGCAGGGCGAGCTCACCCTGGACGAGTGGGCCGCGGGCATGCGCCGGCAGCAACTGGCGCCGGACGTGCGCAAGCTCGTGGGCCCCGAGGGCTTCTACCAGTCGGCGCCCGCGCGCGCGTACACGCTCGTGGGCTCCTTCCTGCGCTACCTCGCGGACACCCACGGCGCGGAGAAGCTGCGCGCGCTCTACGCCCACGCGGACTTCCAGGCCGCGTATGGCCGCTCCCTGGACGCGCTCGCCACCGAGTGGGAGCGGCACCTGGACGCGCTGCCCCTGGACGAGGCCACCGTCAGCCGCGCCTTCCAGCGCTTTCGCACCGGCAGCCTCTTCGCGCGCGCGTGCGCCCGCGAGGTGGCGCGGCTGCAGGACGAGGCCCGGCAGTTGCTCGCCAGCGAGCCCGAGCGCGCCCTCACCGTGTACGAGCGCGCCGCCCGGCTCCAGCCCCAGGAGCCCTCGTTCCTGCTCGGCCAGGCCCAGGCCCTGGAGCGCCTGGAGCGGCCCGACGAGGCCGCCGCGGTGCTCGAGCGGCTGGCCGGCACGGTGAAGGAGCAGCCGGCGATGCGGGCCGAGGTGGCGCTCGCCCAGGCGGACGTGGCGGCCCGAAGCGGACGGACCGGCCCGGCGCGCGCCTTCCTCGACGAGGTGCTCTCGCTCACGCCCAGCCCCGAGGTGACGCGCACCGCCCAGGTGAAGCTCGCCGCGCTGGACTCGCCCGTGCGCGACGCGCTCCAGGGCTACTTCCAGGAGGAGGCCGAGGAATTGCGCCTGCTGCGGCTGTCCACCGCGCTCCAGACGGCGCCCCAGGACGTCTACCTCCACTACCTGCTCGGCCGCCGGCTCGTGCAGGTGGGCGCGCCCCGGCTCGCGCTCGGACACCTCACGCGCGCGATCGAGGGCCAGCCCCCCGACGCCATCCGCCGCGAGGCCCGGCGGCTGCAAATCCAGGCGGCCTACCTCGGCGGGGACTGCGGCGGCGTGCGGCACCTGGCCGGCAGCGCCCCCGGGGACACCACCGCCCAGCGCGCCCTGAGCGCCGAGTGGCTCGAGCGCTGTGAGTTCGACACGCGGCGCTTCGGCGGGCCCCTGGTGCCCCGCGACGCTTTCCGCTAG
- a CDS encoding TIGR02266 family protein translates to MAEQKTGADSRQFTRAPIELKVDYKKLNSFFADYTKNISKGGTFIKTKKPLPIGTRFLFKLTVPQRDRPFELLGEVVWSQGDAEEPGMGIRFIYNDERQRGEFEGVVERLMADSLGTQLTEKLLNKQLLVE, encoded by the coding sequence ATGGCCGAACAGAAGACAGGGGCGGACAGCCGCCAATTCACGCGCGCGCCCATCGAGTTGAAGGTGGACTACAAGAAGCTCAACTCGTTCTTCGCCGACTACACGAAGAACATCTCCAAGGGGGGAACGTTCATCAAGACGAAGAAGCCGCTGCCCATCGGCACGCGCTTCCTGTTCAAGCTGACCGTGCCCCAGCGGGATCGTCCCTTCGAGCTGCTCGGCGAGGTGGTCTGGAGCCAGGGTGACGCGGAGGAGCCCGGCATGGGCATCCGCTTCATCTACAACGACGAGCGCCAGCGCGGCGAGTTCGAGGGCGTGGTGGAGCGGCTCATGGCGGACAGCCTGGGCACGCAGCTCACCGAGAAGCTGCTCAACAAGCAGCTCCTGGTGGAGTGA
- a CDS encoding DUF192 domain-containing protein produces the protein MSGGGWARVLVAVLALGPTVAPAWTDSDDVTAEDAVVPKLPRARVLVEDGKGGVHEVDAEVAATSDARTRGLMWRESLPLGQGMLFIFPGPEEVLAFWMRNTLIPLDLVFINAAGRVVGVVENAVPHSLVRRQVGVPSRYVLEVPGGWCQQHGIKRGASARFVGLERIRVTP, from the coding sequence GTGAGCGGGGGCGGTTGGGCGCGGGTGCTCGTGGCCGTGCTCGCGCTCGGGCCCACGGTGGCGCCCGCGTGGACGGATTCGGACGACGTAACGGCGGAGGACGCGGTGGTGCCCAAGTTGCCCCGGGCGAGGGTGTTGGTCGAGGACGGAAAGGGCGGCGTGCACGAGGTGGACGCGGAGGTGGCCGCCACGTCCGACGCGCGCACGCGCGGCCTCATGTGGCGCGAGAGCCTGCCCCTGGGGCAGGGCATGCTCTTCATCTTCCCCGGCCCGGAAGAGGTGCTGGCCTTCTGGATGCGCAACACGCTCATCCCGTTGGATCTCGTCTTCATCAACGCGGCCGGGCGTGTCGTGGGCGTGGTGGAGAACGCCGTGCCCCACTCGCTCGTGCGGCGCCAGGTGGGCGTGCCGAGCCGCTACGTGCTCGAGGTGCCCGGCGGGTGGTGCCAGCAGCACGGCATCAAGCGCGGCGCCAGCGCGCGCTTCGTGGGCCTGGAGCGCATCCGCGTGACGCCCTGA
- the ybaK gene encoding Cys-tRNA(Pro) deacylase, with protein MKTNAARILDSLGVAYTLRDYDVDLEDLSAETVAAKVGMPPEQVFKTLVARGDRTGVLMAVVPGNGELDLKALARLSGDRKVDTVPLKELQPLTGYIRGGCTAIGGKKDYPVFVDETVELFDAIAVSAGVRGTQIVLAPADYLRVTRARVGPISRDKA; from the coding sequence ATGAAGACCAACGCGGCGCGCATCCTCGACTCGCTCGGCGTGGCGTACACGCTGCGCGACTATGACGTGGACCTGGAGGACCTGTCCGCCGAGACCGTCGCCGCCAAGGTGGGCATGCCCCCCGAGCAGGTCTTCAAGACGCTCGTGGCGCGGGGGGACCGCACCGGGGTGCTCATGGCCGTGGTGCCGGGCAACGGGGAGCTGGATCTCAAGGCGCTCGCGCGGCTGAGCGGCGACCGCAAGGTGGACACCGTGCCCCTCAAGGAGTTGCAGCCCCTCACCGGCTACATCCGCGGAGGCTGCACGGCCATCGGGGGCAAGAAGGACTACCCGGTGTTCGTGGACGAGACCGTGGAGCTGTTCGACGCCATCGCCGTGTCCGCCGGCGTGCGCGGCACGCAGATCGTCCTCGCTCCCGCCGACTACCTGCGCGTCACCCGGGCCCGGGTGGGCCCCATCTCGCGCGACAAGGCGTGA